In Deltaproteobacteria bacterium, one DNA window encodes the following:
- a CDS encoding sugar phosphate nucleotidyltransferase produces MTENYIKTAFILGAGQGTRLRPLTDSCPKPLLPVGGRPIITYAMEQLLTLGVERFIVNTHHLAPVYDQVFPEKQWRGIPIIFRYEPLLLDTAGGLKNIEDLLEGDDDLLVYNGDVISDLPLRRLLDAHQEAGKEVTLALRSSGEPLNVCLNKQNEVCDLRGELGGQGKKCLFTGIYVVKKSFLGHLQPSRPESVITVFLDMIRELPGAVAGVIIDEGRWYDAGSLEEYEKLNKLLSATKEGAR; encoded by the coding sequence GTGACTGAAAATTATATTAAAACAGCTTTTATCCTCGGCGCCGGGCAGGGCACTCGTCTACGTCCCCTGACTGATTCCTGTCCGAAGCCCCTTTTGCCGGTGGGCGGTCGCCCCATCATCACCTATGCCATGGAGCAGCTCCTTACCCTCGGCGTGGAGCGCTTCATCGTCAATACCCACCACCTGGCCCCTGTTTACGACCAGGTCTTTCCGGAAAAGCAATGGCGGGGGATTCCGATCATTTTTCGCTACGAGCCGCTGCTGCTTGACACCGCCGGTGGTCTGAAAAATATTGAGGATCTCCTGGAGGGCGATGATGACCTGCTGGTATATAATGGCGATGTAATCAGCGACCTGCCGCTCCGGCGACTTTTAGATGCCCATCAGGAGGCAGGCAAGGAAGTGACCCTGGCCTTGCGCAGCAGCGGCGAGCCACTCAATGTATGTCTCAACAAACAAAATGAGGTTTGCGATCTCCGTGGCGAGCTCGGCGGTCAGGGCAAAAAATGCTTGTTTACGGGCATCTATGTTGTGAAAAAAAGTTTTCTCGGCCACCTGCAACCAAGCCGGCCGGAGTCGGTCATCACAGTTTTTCTCGATATGATCAGAGAGCTGCCCGGAGCAGTGGCCGGGGTAATAATAGATGAGGGCCGGTGGTATGATGCCGGCTCCCTGGAGGAATATGAAAAGTTAAACAAACTGTTGTCCGCAACAAAAGAGGGCGCCAGGTGA
- a CDS encoding MFS transporter, whose protein sequence is MPKKPVLLRPFFWVPTLYVAEGIPYIVAMTVSVVLYKRLGVSNTDIALYTSWFYLPWVIKPLWSPLVDMFRTKRSWILAMQLLIALALLCLALAIPVAGFFRFTLLFFWIMAFSSATHDIAADGFYMLGLRQDEQAALVGVRTIFYRMATIAAKGGLVILAGYLEMQGMPVASAWSLTFFAVAAIFLALFLYHLIALPVPASDRPAPVASSQHRAADFFKIMLLFFQKKDIVVLLAFFLFYRFAEAQLVKMVAPFLLDPPFRGGLGLTTGEVGFAYGAVGVLALMAGGLIGGWAVYKKGLKYWLWTMVCAMHLPDLIFIYLAYALPQNLLIVNLAVAIEQFGYGFGFTAFTLVMIQAAEGEYKTVHYAIGTGFMALGMMLPAMCSGWIQEQLGYQHFFIWVALTTIPGFIVTALIKIDPAFGKKVVNGAK, encoded by the coding sequence ATGCCAAAAAAGCCAGTGTTGCTCCGCCCCTTTTTTTGGGTGCCCACCTTATATGTTGCCGAAGGCATCCCCTATATTGTCGCCATGACGGTTTCCGTCGTCCTCTATAAACGACTGGGCGTCTCCAATACGGACATTGCTTTGTATACGAGCTGGTTCTACCTGCCCTGGGTCATCAAACCGCTCTGGAGTCCCCTGGTAGACATGTTTCGCACCAAGAGATCCTGGATACTGGCGATGCAGTTGTTGATTGCCCTTGCTCTTCTCTGCCTGGCGTTGGCCATCCCGGTGGCGGGTTTTTTCCGGTTTACCCTGCTTTTTTTCTGGATCATGGCCTTCAGTTCCGCCACCCATGATATTGCCGCCGACGGATTTTACATGCTCGGTCTCCGGCAGGATGAACAGGCAGCTCTGGTGGGAGTTCGCACCATTTTTTACCGGATGGCGACCATTGCCGCCAAGGGGGGACTTGTGATCCTGGCCGGCTATCTGGAAATGCAGGGTATGCCCGTTGCCTCGGCCTGGTCGCTGACTTTTTTTGCCGTCGCGGCTATTTTTCTGGCGCTCTTTCTGTATCACCTTATAGCGCTTCCCGTGCCGGCGTCTGATCGCCCCGCGCCGGTGGCCTCTTCCCAGCATAGAGCGGCCGACTTCTTCAAGATTATGCTACTTTTCTTCCAGAAGAAGGATATTGTGGTTCTGCTGGCATTTTTCCTTTTTTATCGTTTTGCCGAGGCGCAGTTGGTGAAGATGGTGGCCCCCTTTCTGCTCGATCCACCGTTCCGGGGCGGTTTGGGCTTGACGACCGGCGAGGTGGGCTTCGCTTACGGCGCCGTAGGCGTTCTGGCCTTGATGGCCGGCGGGCTGATCGGGGGGTGGGCGGTCTATAAAAAGGGCTTAAAATACTGGCTTTGGACGATGGTATGTGCGATGCACCTGCCGGATTTGATCTTCATTTATCTGGCCTACGCCCTGCCGCAGAATCTGCTTATTGTCAATCTGGCTGTGGCGATTGAGCAGTTCGGCTACGGCTTTGGCTTTACGGCCTTTACGCTGGTGATGATCCAGGCGGCGGAGGGAGAATACAAGACCGTCCATTATGCGATCGGCACGGGCTTCATGGCGCTGGGCATGATGCTGCCTGCCATGTGCAGCGGTTGGATTCAGGAGCAGTTGGGTTATCAGCACTTCTTCATCTGGGTGGCCCTGACCACGATTCCCGGCTTTATCGTCACGGCCCTGATCAAGATAGATCCGGCCTTCGGTAAAAAGGTGGTAAACGGTGCCAAGTGA